From the Flavobacteriales bacterium genome, one window contains:
- a CDS encoding AsnC family transcriptional regulator yields the protein MAKTTLIDKLDLEILKLLSLDSKISFSEISNLLKVSNTTIHVRIKRLQKLEIIKNFTITIDYNKLGFNYTCYMGIYLDKASKYDVALKELKKINNITGMDFTTGKSSLFCKIRAIDSNDARLIISKIHKIEGINRTETFFSLEQLLNQKESLLSTINF from the coding sequence ATGGCTAAAACAACCTTAATAGATAAATTAGACTTAGAAATTTTAAAGCTGCTTTCTCTTGATTCTAAAATTTCATTTTCTGAAATTTCAAACCTCTTAAAAGTTTCTAATACAACCATACATGTTAGAATTAAAAGACTACAGAAATTAGAAATTATTAAGAATTTTACGATTACGATTGATTACAATAAGTTAGGGTTTAACTACACTTGCTACATGGGTATTTATTTGGACAAAGCTTCTAAATACGATGTTGCACTAAAAGAGCTCAAGAAAATCAATAACATTACAGGTATGGATTTTACTACTGGTAAATCCAGTTTGTTTTGTAAAATCAGAGCCATAGACTCTAACGATGCTCGACTTATTATCAGTAAAATACACAAAATCGAAGGGATTAATCGAACAGAAACCTTCTTTTCTTTGGAGCAATTATTGAACCAAAAAGAAAGTTTACTCTCAACTATTAATTTCTAA
- a CDS encoding glycosyltransferase family 4 protein, whose amino-acid sequence MTSRVKLFLGAYVNSTNAQNLNCLALAKYLDKSQFDITILGLYSQPPITIEGVKVFRCIWPHRIMVYWAYFWNIIKADIVYLPKAELLGFNSFICQLFGKKSFSTIEGILDDANFLKAKNKSGFNVLNYYARLSQVFSISQYIKDYNFKKHGLIAEDKILELGTESQLFLNKTYQTAPINKVILIANNYSKKGVDDFLALANEYSQLEFHLVGEGKKIENHLPNLICHSKLSQYELSELLKDMQLHIFPSRSEGFPKVILETACAGVPSLVYADYGANQWIDHNQNGFVVKTLDEMNVVIEDLLNNKVSLNQISKNAIQLGLSYDWKLKIKVWEDVILALSSK is encoded by the coding sequence ATGACAAGTAGGGTAAAATTATTTCTTGGGGCTTACGTAAATAGTACAAACGCACAAAATCTTAACTGCCTTGCTCTTGCTAAATATTTAGACAAATCACAATTTGATATTACTATACTTGGTCTTTACTCTCAGCCACCTATAACTATTGAAGGAGTTAAGGTATTCAGATGTATTTGGCCTCATCGTATTATGGTGTACTGGGCTTATTTTTGGAATATCATTAAAGCCGATATAGTGTACTTGCCTAAGGCAGAATTGTTAGGCTTCAATTCATTCATTTGTCAACTTTTTGGTAAAAAAAGTTTTTCGACTATTGAAGGAATTTTAGATGATGCTAATTTTTTAAAAGCCAAAAACAAAAGTGGCTTTAATGTATTAAATTATTACGCTCGATTAAGTCAAGTGTTTTCAATTTCACAATACATAAAAGACTATAATTTTAAAAAACATGGCTTAATCGCAGAAGATAAAATTTTAGAATTAGGAACGGAAAGTCAATTATTTTTAAATAAAACTTATCAAACTGCACCAATCAATAAAGTTATTTTGATAGCTAATAATTACTCTAAAAAAGGGGTCGATGATTTCCTAGCATTAGCAAATGAATATTCACAATTAGAATTTCATTTAGTGGGAGAGGGTAAGAAAATAGAAAATCATTTGCCTAACTTAATTTGCCATAGTAAGTTGTCACAATATGAATTGTCAGAATTATTAAAAGATATGCAATTGCATATTTTCCCTTCACGTTCTGAAGGTTTTCCAAAAGTGATACTTGAAACAGCCTGTGCTGGTGTGCCCTCATTAGTATATGCAGATTATGGTGCTAATCAATGGATAGACCATAATCAAAATGGTTTTGTAGTTAAAACTTTAGACGAAATGAATGTAGTCATAGAAGACCTATTAAACAATAAAGTGTCACTTAATCAGATTTCTAAAAATGCTATTCAATTAGGATTGTCATACGATTGGAAGTTAAAAATAAAAGTATGGGAAGATGTGATATTAGCTTTGTCTTCCAAATGA
- a CDS encoding T9SS type A sorting domain-containing protein, whose amino-acid sequence MKRILFFYFLTLPFLVSSQVAITFYDEFNLQEQSEYDNWQYQQNTFFVLPLSINDFIAIENYQFNITYDPQVVQLDYQIIDDINQQGFTDSYNVLSALSGQQGSISAEMFEISFNQAMATVTYSHTSPTSEDQFDNGYAVLVYLPFKKIDACSKEPLSVAFSDGNIDGQYINPNQTNAFIVNQSLSSEGGNITTQDAFVNFNILSADVIQNGNTLEPTITGGTPPYTYEWTDKMDEVLATDSLFSPSESGDFLFYVYDQNNCVSILYVTYDQTATIEDFPSLSIYPLPAKDYVIVNNASFNSYQLIDLKGQIVATDSFVNTTVISRNKLPSGLYFLKLSNGMDYTIQKVIFN is encoded by the coding sequence ATGAAAAGAATCCTGTTTTTTTATTTCCTCACCCTTCCTTTTCTTGTTTCCTCACAAGTTGCTATTACTTTTTATGACGAGTTTAATCTGCAAGAGCAATCAGAATATGATAATTGGCAATACCAACAGAATACATTCTTTGTTCTGCCATTATCAATCAATGATTTTATAGCCATAGAAAACTATCAATTTAATATTACCTATGACCCACAAGTAGTTCAATTAGACTATCAGATTATAGATGATATAAACCAACAAGGGTTTACAGACTCATACAATGTGTTGAGTGCTCTTTCTGGTCAACAAGGTAGTATTAGTGCTGAGATGTTTGAGATTTCATTCAATCAAGCTATGGCTACTGTCACTTACAGTCACACCAGCCCTACTTCGGAAGACCAATTCGACAATGGATATGCTGTACTAGTTTATCTCCCTTTTAAAAAGATAGATGCTTGTAGTAAAGAACCTTTGAGTGTAGCGTTTTCTGACGGTAATATTGATGGGCAGTATATTAACCCTAATCAAACTAATGCTTTTATAGTTAATCAATCACTAAGCTCTGAAGGAGGTAATATTACCACTCAAGATGCTTTTGTTAATTTTAATATTCTTTCGGCAGATGTTATCCAAAATGGTAACACTCTAGAGCCCACTATTACTGGAGGCACACCCCCATATACTTATGAGTGGACAGATAAAATGGATGAAGTATTGGCAACGGATTCGCTATTTTCACCCAGCGAATCGGGGGACTTCTTATTTTATGTATATGACCAAAATAATTGTGTTAGTATCTTGTATGTCACCTATGACCAGACGGCAACCATAGAGGACTTTCCTTCATTAAGTATCTACCCTTTACCCGCAAAGGACTATGTAATAGTAAATAATGCAAGTTTTAACAGCTACCAATTAATTGATTTAAAAGGACAAATTGTAGCTACAGACTCCTTTGTCAACACTACAGTTATTAGCAGAAATAAATTACCATCGGGGCTATATTTTTTAAAATTAAGTAATGGGATGGATTATACCATTCAAAAGGTTATATTTAACTAG